CGTAGAAGAGTGTTCGGGATCAGCTGATGGAGCAGTATCGATTACCAAACACAAGCCGGATCTTGTTTTTCTGGATTTGATGATGCCTGGTTTGGATGGATATGAAGTTTTGGAGGTGCTGGATTATATGCCTAAAATCATTGTGGTTACCACAGAGCGGAATTATAAATCCGAAATATTCAGTGATCGGATTTCAGAGTACCTCTACAAGCCTGTAGAAAGTTTAGAAATGTTTACAAAAGCGGTAGATCAAGCAATGAAAACTTATTAGATTTGATTTAATGGAACGGCTTACATGTATTGCAATAGATGATGATATGGTGGCTTTGAAGATTGTTTCTTCACTTGTTGAAAAAACGGATTTTCTGAAGTTGGTAGGTACCTATCAAAACTCAATCAAAGGCGCAGCGGCTATTGTCGAATTGAAGCCGGACATCGTTTTTCTGGATGTTCAAATGCCAGACCTAACAGGCATGGAGATTTTAGCAAGTCTCCAGTCAAAACCTCAGGTTATTCTGGTGACCTCTCAGGAGAAGTTTGCCGTGAAGGCGTTTGAGTTTGATGTAGCAGATTATTTGGTTAAACCAATAGAGAATTTTGGCCGGTTTCTTAAAGCCGTCACCAAAGCCAAATCGAACATTGATGACAAGGAGCCTATCTCTTCTGATTCTAAGAATCTTTTTGTGAAATCAGAATCACTCCTCATTAATCTGAATCTGAAGGAAATTCTTTATGTGGAAGCTTACGGAGATTATGTGAAGATCCATACGAAAGAAAGGACTCATGTGGTGTACGGTAAATTGAAAGATACAGAAGAAAGCCTCCCCGAAAGTGAATTTGTGAGAGTGCATCGCTCTTTCATAGTGCGTATTGATAAGATTAAAAATATAGATCAGGGAAATCTTCAGATAGAGGATAAAATCATCCCTGTGAGTGCTTCTTACAGATCCCATCTGCTGGAAAGCATAAAGACTTTATAATTCCTCGACCATTTTTTCCAACCATGGTGTAAGAATGTCGTTCCCTGAGCGACTATTTGTGTTTATCTATTTTAGAGAATGAGAACATTATGGAAAAAATGACAGATAAAAAACACATAGATGGACGCTCCGATATACTTTCCAATGAGCTCATCAAGGAGATATCGGACAGGAAGCACGCTCAAAACCTACTATCTGTATTTGTAAAGTATGCCCCCGGAGCCATTGCTTTGTTTGATCGGGAGATGAAATTTCTGGTAGTGAGTGACAGGTGGTACAGAGACTATGATCTGTCTGAGAATGATATTACAGGTTCAAGTTACTATGATGTTTTCTCAGGAGCGACAGACAAGCACAAATGGGAGTCTTATCACCAAAGAGCCTTGAAGGGTGAAAAGCTGCGCAATGAGGAGGACCGACTGATAAAAGAGGATGGAAATGTGATTTGGCTTAAGTGGGAGATGCTTCCATGGTTTGACAAATTCGGAGTTATAGGTGGGGTTATCATGTCCACTGAAGTCATCACCCACAAGAAGAAACTTGAGGATGACTATAGAAAGAGCAGGCAGCTATTGGAAATGGCCATCGAGACTGGTCAGATTGGATTTTGGCATTGGATGGAGCAAAATAACCGACTGGAGTGGAATGATCAAATGTTTCGGCTTTTCGAATTTGACGAGTCTGACTTCACGGGAGATGGCGAAACGTTTTTTGATATAATACACCCCGATGATGAGGCTCGAGTGCGGGGACTACTCAATCGGGCGATTGCAGAAAGAGGCCAATATCACACTCAATACCGTGTAATATGCAAATCCGGGGTGAAAAAATTTAAAGAGCACGGGAAGGTTTTTTTGGATGACGGTCTTTTGAGAATGACTGGAATTTGTCAGGAAATTTCCGAATTGAACTTATCATAAAGTGCCACTCAAAGAAAGTTAAGTGCATCTCAGCGGCAACAAATGCCAGATTACCGTTGAATTAACTATTTCTAACCTGAAAGTACCCACTGTGGTCGAAATTTGGGACTGAATACCCTGCATTGAGAGTAGCTTCGTACCTATGAACTTGTTGCGAACAATTACCTTTTTCGGATCTCTTTTATTCTTGTTGAACCTGACGTCAAATGCCCAACAGCGACCGATGTTTACACAGTATATGTTTAATGGATTGGTGCTCAATCCTGCATACGCAGGAAGCCATGAGTCCATTAGTGCTACGGCGCTTTCCAGGATTCAATGGGTAGGCATTGATGGGGCACCCGTCACGCATACTTTTTCAATTCATTCACCGATTCCCGATAGAAATATTGCCATAGGTGCAGTTTTTTCTAATGATCAGATAGGAGTGACCAATAGAAATACTTTGAACTTGTCATATGCCTATAGAATTGAGATGCGCAATGCCATACTTTCTATGGGGCTTCAGGGAGGGTTGACCTCTTCTAAAGTGAATTATGATGAGATCGGCGCTAATGATCCCAATCTTCAATACAATGGCTCGGCGCTATTGCCAAACTTTGGATTGGGGCTCTATCTCTATGGGAAACGCTATTATGCCGGTATATCTGTGCCCACAGCACTCAAAAACTCCTGGGCAGGAGAGGGTGATGCCAATAATAGTGATGGATTTAGTTCAGTGGAAGTGCCACACTTCTTT
This Marinoscillum sp. 108 DNA region includes the following protein-coding sequences:
- a CDS encoding LytTR family DNA-binding domain-containing protein encodes the protein MIKQIRCVVIDDDFASRAILKGLIRQDERLILVEECSGSADGAVSITKHKPDLVFLDLMMPGLDGYEVLEVLDYMPKIIVVTTERNYKSEIFSDRISEYLYKPVESLEMFTKAVDQAMKTY
- a CDS encoding LytTR family DNA-binding domain-containing protein, with translation MERLTCIAIDDDMVALKIVSSLVEKTDFLKLVGTYQNSIKGAAAIVELKPDIVFLDVQMPDLTGMEILASLQSKPQVILVTSQEKFAVKAFEFDVADYLVKPIENFGRFLKAVTKAKSNIDDKEPISSDSKNLFVKSESLLINLNLKEILYVEAYGDYVKIHTKERTHVVYGKLKDTEESLPESEFVRVHRSFIVRIDKIKNIDQGNLQIEDKIIPVSASYRSHLLESIKTL
- a CDS encoding PAS domain-containing protein → MTDKKHIDGRSDILSNELIKEISDRKHAQNLLSVFVKYAPGAIALFDREMKFLVVSDRWYRDYDLSENDITGSSYYDVFSGATDKHKWESYHQRALKGEKLRNEEDRLIKEDGNVIWLKWEMLPWFDKFGVIGGVIMSTEVITHKKKLEDDYRKSRQLLEMAIETGQIGFWHWMEQNNRLEWNDQMFRLFEFDESDFTGDGETFFDIIHPDDEARVRGLLNRAIAERGQYHTQYRVICKSGVKKFKEHGKVFLDDGLLRMTGICQEISELNLS
- a CDS encoding type IX secretion system membrane protein PorP/SprF, encoding MNLLRTITFFGSLLFLLNLTSNAQQRPMFTQYMFNGLVLNPAYAGSHESISATALSRIQWVGIDGAPVTHTFSIHSPIPDRNIAIGAVFSNDQIGVTNRNTLNLSYAYRIEMRNAILSMGLQGGLTSSKVNYDEIGANDPNLQYNGSALLPNFGLGLYLYGKRYYAGISVPTALKNSWAGEGDANNSDGFSSVEVPHFFGTFGFLVDLSPLVKLKPSILVKSVDGAPIEFDFNANLILDDKLWIGVSYRSFDALSLLLDIQLSAQFKLGYAYDYTLSELSQATTGSHEIMLNYRFVFSKSKIVTPRYF